Proteins encoded in a region of the Tumebacillus sp. BK434 genome:
- the pstA gene encoding phosphate ABC transporter permease PstA, which translates to MNTKLTDKLATGFFWAIGFLILGVLAWFLWYILSAGVPHLTPDFMFGKPEDVKAGGGVGPMLFNSFYILILSLLFSLPFGIGAGIWLAEYAKKNWFTDMVRLSTEMLASVPSIVFGLFGALLFVTYFGLGFTILGGALTLALLNLPVLVRVTEETLRAVPDSYREASLALGSTKWQMIRKVLIPTSLPGLVTGITLVAGRALGESAILIFTAGVSVSRFAPDFDLMASGATLSVQLWYIRSEALVPDAMEIAEGTAALLVLVVLLMNLLIALPSRYLQRKASGK; encoded by the coding sequence ATGAACACCAAACTGACAGACAAGCTGGCGACCGGTTTCTTTTGGGCGATCGGATTTTTGATTCTCGGCGTGCTCGCTTGGTTTCTCTGGTACATCCTGTCGGCCGGCGTGCCGCATTTGACGCCCGACTTCATGTTTGGCAAACCGGAAGATGTAAAAGCGGGCGGCGGGGTCGGCCCGATGCTGTTCAACTCGTTTTACATTCTGATCCTCTCGCTGCTGTTCTCGCTGCCGTTCGGCATCGGGGCGGGCATCTGGCTTGCCGAATACGCGAAGAAAAACTGGTTCACCGATATGGTGCGCCTTTCCACCGAAATGCTTGCATCCGTTCCGTCGATCGTCTTTGGTCTGTTCGGGGCGCTGCTCTTCGTCACCTATTTTGGCCTTGGTTTCACGATTCTGGGCGGTGCGCTGACCTTGGCGCTGCTCAATCTGCCGGTGCTGGTGCGCGTCACGGAAGAAACGCTGCGCGCCGTGCCCGATTCGTACCGCGAAGCGTCGTTAGCACTCGGCTCGACCAAGTGGCAGATGATCCGCAAAGTGCTGATCCCGACGTCGCTGCCAGGTCTCGTCACCGGGATTACGCTCGTCGCCGGCCGCGCGCTTGGCGAATCGGCGATCCTGATCTTTACGGCGGGCGTGTCGGTGTCGCGTTTTGCACCCGACTTCGATCTGATGGCATCCGGGGCGACCTTGTCGGTGCAGCTCTGGTACATCCGCTCCGAAGCGCTCGTGCCCGACGCGATGGAGATCGCAGAAGGCACCGCCGCCCTGCTCGTCCTCGTCGTGCTGCTGATGAATCTGCTGATCGCGCTGCCGAGCCGTTACCTGCAGCGCAAAGCATCCGGGAAATAA
- a CDS encoding response regulator transcription factor has product MTRVLVVDDEESISKLVEYNLQQAGFEVITADSGTRAMEIMAEMPRPDLMVLDLMLPGIGGMELCQRLRKDGITTPIIMLTAKDDEVDRILGLEMGADDYVTKPFSPRELVARVKAVLRRMSDDASSEEGVFHCGEVVVDVNRYEVAVRGEKVDLTPREFELLHYLAKHMGRVMSRDHLLDKVWGYEFAGDTRIVDVHISHLRDKLERDPKQPEFIKTVRGVGYKLVRGE; this is encoded by the coding sequence ATGACGCGTGTGCTGGTCGTAGATGATGAAGAATCGATTTCGAAACTGGTGGAGTACAACTTGCAGCAGGCAGGCTTTGAGGTGATCACAGCCGACTCGGGGACGCGGGCGATGGAGATCATGGCGGAGATGCCGCGCCCGGATCTGATGGTGCTCGACCTGATGCTGCCGGGCATCGGCGGGATGGAGCTCTGCCAGCGCCTGCGCAAAGACGGCATCACCACGCCGATCATCATGCTGACGGCAAAAGATGACGAGGTCGACCGCATCCTCGGGCTTGAGATGGGCGCAGACGACTATGTGACGAAGCCGTTCTCGCCGCGCGAGCTGGTGGCGCGCGTGAAAGCGGTGCTGCGCCGGATGAGCGATGACGCTTCGAGCGAGGAAGGCGTGTTCCACTGCGGCGAAGTGGTCGTCGACGTCAACCGCTACGAAGTGGCGGTGCGCGGGGAAAAAGTCGACCTGACGCCGCGCGAGTTCGAGCTCTTGCACTACCTCGCCAAGCACATGGGCCGCGTGATGAGCCGTGACCATCTGCTCGACAAAGTCTGGGGTTATGAGTTTGCCGGGGACACGCGCATCGTCGATGTGCACATCTCGCACCTGCGCGACAAACTGGAGCGCGACCCGAAACAGCCGGAGTTTATCAAAACGGTGCGGGGAGTCGGCTACAAGCTCGTCCGGGGTGAATAG
- a CDS encoding ATP-dependent RecD-like DNA helicase translates to MGLLPNERVTLEGVLKKITFHNDDNGYTVATLQTGKKDSAVIVGTLIGPQEGDNIRVTGTWSRHEKWGLQLLFDEFERVLPVTSDAILKFLCSGMIKGLGPKTAKKLVEQFGADTLQVIETEPERLLAIEGIGQKKAEGISQGLREQMGVQSVMVYLSARGITPGIAAKIYKRYGKEALDVLRNNPYRLVEDVHGIGFKTADKLALQLGLPPDSPGRLRAALKHVLRQGADEGHVFLPERELFAKAESLLGSAARDLLPAMLEGLAGERSGGVIVEPVGAERLVYLTGFYFAELKSAEKICTLQNGAVQIALDEGEEQDDERLIADIEAEQGMELAPLQRQAVAAVLRERLVIITGGPGTGKTTTVKAMIAALEHQGVTPTLAAPTGRAAKRMTESTGVEAKTLHRLLEYAMVEGEGLRFQRDEENPLEGAVFIIDEASMIDQLLFFQLLRALPSGARLVLCGDIDQLPSVGAGRVLQDLIESGTVTVVRLQTIFRQAQESLIVKNAHRINRGLLPETAKDGDFFFLEEGRPEALLQLVLDLAARRLPGFLGADPVEDIQVLVPMRRGAVGVEALNEAMQATLNPAAAEKAELTHGGRILRVGDKVMQTKNNYTKEVFNGDVGRVAALDAEEGELTVAYPDDQEPRCITYALTELEELSLAYAVTVHKSQGSEYPCVILPVVMQHRVMLQRNLIYTGVTRAKKLVVLVGTKPALQTAVKSQDGQRRYTRLAERVRGQEPQRERAELES, encoded by the coding sequence ATGGGGTTGCTCCCGAATGAACGCGTGACGCTGGAAGGCGTTTTGAAAAAAATCACGTTTCACAACGACGACAACGGCTACACGGTCGCCACGCTGCAGACCGGCAAGAAGGACAGCGCGGTGATCGTCGGCACTTTGATCGGTCCGCAGGAAGGCGACAACATTCGGGTGACGGGCACGTGGAGCCGCCATGAAAAATGGGGTCTGCAGCTCTTGTTCGACGAGTTCGAGCGGGTGCTGCCCGTCACGTCAGATGCGATCTTGAAATTCCTGTGCTCGGGGATGATCAAAGGGCTCGGCCCGAAGACGGCGAAGAAGCTGGTCGAGCAGTTTGGCGCGGACACGCTGCAAGTGATCGAGACGGAGCCGGAACGGCTGTTGGCGATCGAAGGCATCGGGCAGAAAAAGGCGGAAGGGATCAGCCAAGGGCTGCGCGAGCAGATGGGCGTGCAGTCGGTGATGGTCTATCTCAGCGCGCGGGGGATCACGCCTGGCATCGCGGCGAAGATCTACAAGCGCTACGGCAAGGAAGCGCTCGACGTGCTGCGCAATAACCCGTACCGCCTCGTCGAGGACGTGCACGGCATCGGGTTCAAGACGGCCGACAAGCTGGCACTGCAGCTCGGCCTGCCGCCCGATTCGCCGGGGCGTCTGCGCGCCGCTTTGAAACATGTGCTGCGCCAAGGCGCCGATGAAGGCCATGTCTTCTTGCCGGAGCGCGAACTGTTCGCCAAGGCGGAATCGCTGCTCGGAAGCGCCGCCCGCGACCTGCTGCCGGCGATGCTGGAAGGATTGGCCGGGGAGCGCTCCGGCGGCGTGATCGTGGAGCCGGTCGGAGCGGAGCGGCTGGTCTATCTGACCGGGTTCTATTTTGCCGAACTGAAATCGGCGGAGAAGATCTGCACGCTGCAAAACGGCGCGGTGCAGATCGCGCTGGACGAGGGCGAGGAGCAGGACGACGAGCGGCTGATCGCAGACATCGAAGCGGAGCAGGGCATGGAACTGGCCCCGCTGCAGCGGCAGGCGGTGGCGGCGGTGCTGCGCGAACGGCTGGTGATCATCACCGGGGGGCCGGGCACGGGCAAGACGACGACCGTCAAAGCGATGATCGCCGCCCTCGAACATCAAGGCGTGACGCCGACTTTGGCCGCGCCGACCGGGCGCGCCGCCAAGCGGATGACCGAAAGCACCGGAGTGGAAGCGAAGACTTTGCACCGCCTGCTGGAATATGCGATGGTTGAAGGCGAAGGCTTGCGCTTTCAGCGCGATGAAGAGAATCCGCTGGAAGGGGCGGTGTTCATCATCGACGAAGCATCGATGATCGACCAACTGCTCTTCTTCCAACTGCTGCGCGCGCTGCCTTCAGGCGCCAGGCTGGTGCTGTGCGGCGATATCGACCAGCTGCCAAGCGTCGGCGCGGGCCGCGTGCTGCAGGACCTGATCGAATCGGGTACGGTGACGGTGGTGCGGCTGCAGACGATCTTTCGGCAGGCGCAGGAGAGCCTGATCGTCAAAAACGCCCACCGCATCAACCGCGGGCTCCTGCCGGAGACGGCGAAGGACGGCGATTTCTTTTTTCTCGAAGAAGGGCGGCCGGAAGCGCTGCTGCAATTGGTGCTCGATCTGGCCGCACGGCGCCTGCCCGGATTTTTAGGAGCCGACCCGGTCGAGGACATTCAGGTGCTGGTCCCGATGCGGCGCGGTGCGGTCGGCGTCGAAGCGCTGAACGAAGCTATGCAGGCGACGCTGAACCCGGCGGCGGCAGAGAAGGCCGAGCTGACGCACGGCGGACGGATCTTGCGCGTCGGGGATAAAGTGATGCAGACGAAAAACAATTATACAAAAGAAGTGTTCAACGGCGATGTCGGGCGGGTGGCGGCGCTCGATGCGGAAGAAGGCGAGTTGACCGTGGCCTATCCGGATGACCAAGAGCCGCGCTGTATCACCTATGCGCTCACCGAGCTCGAGGAACTGTCGCTCGCCTATGCGGTGACGGTGCACAAGAGCCAGGGGAGCGAATACCCGTGCGTGATCCTGCCGGTCGTGATGCAGCACCGCGTGATGCTGCAGCGCAACCTGATCTACACGGGCGTGACGCGGGCGAAGAAGCTGGTCGTGCTCGTCGGCACGAAACCGGCGTTGCAAACGGCGGTGAAGAGCCAGGATGGTCAGCGGCGCTATACCCGGCTGGCGGAGCGGGTGCGAGGGCAAGAACCACAGAGGGAACGGGCGGAACTGGAGTCGTAG
- a CDS encoding DUF5655 domain-containing protein — translation MSSSVRNMEEKMIQSMQKRTGRTLEEWLEKAKRDGIPEGKGRLKWLKEEYGLGQSTAYLILNHLDGGSIASIYEDGDKLVDAQFQGDNAALRDVYDFVKAEIEALGEGVEARPCKTYVPFYKKKQFAVAKPHKGKLHIGVALPDGMSSDRLEPSKGLGFNERMKLKFTLEQREDLDDELRGLLQLAYEAN, via the coding sequence ATGTCCTCATCGGTCCGCAACATGGAAGAAAAAATGATCCAAAGCATGCAAAAGCGCACCGGCCGCACCTTGGAAGAGTGGCTGGAGAAAGCGAAGCGCGACGGCATCCCGGAAGGCAAAGGCCGCCTGAAGTGGCTGAAAGAAGAGTACGGCCTCGGGCAGAGCACCGCCTACCTGATCCTCAACCATCTCGACGGCGGCAGCATCGCTTCGATCTACGAAGACGGGGACAAGCTGGTCGACGCCCAGTTCCAAGGCGACAACGCAGCGCTGCGCGACGTCTATGATTTTGTGAAAGCGGAGATCGAAGCGCTTGGCGAAGGCGTGGAAGCGCGCCCCTGCAAGACCTACGTGCCATTCTACAAGAAAAAGCAATTCGCCGTCGCCAAGCCCCACAAAGGCAAACTCCACATCGGCGTTGCCCTTCCTGACGGCATGTCCTCCGACCGCCTGGAGCCGTCGAAAGGACTTGGTTTCAACGAGCGGATGAAGCTCAAATTCACGCTGGAGCAGCGCGAAGACCTCGACGACGAGCTGCGCGGCCTGTTGCAGCTGGCGTATGAGGCGAATTAA
- the pstB gene encoding phosphate ABC transporter ATP-binding protein PstB, producing the protein MKSATNVATQEKIRVQGVDLFYGENQALFDINLTVPEGSITAFIGPSGCGKSTLLRTLNRMNDLIPGVKITGEVLVDGENIYGGDTDVVHLRKNVGMVFQRPNPFPMSIYDNIAYGPRIHGIRRKKELDEIVERSLQQAALWEEAKDRLHKSALGLSGGQQQRLCIARLLAVEPKVLLMDEPTSALDPISTLKVEELTQELKDKYTIIIVTHNMQQAARISDTTAFFLNGVMVEHGVTDQLFTNPTDKRTEDYITGRFG; encoded by the coding sequence ATGAAATCTGCAACGAATGTGGCAACCCAAGAGAAAATCCGCGTGCAAGGCGTCGACCTGTTCTACGGCGAGAACCAAGCATTGTTCGATATCAATCTGACCGTCCCGGAAGGCTCGATCACCGCGTTTATCGGCCCGTCCGGCTGCGGGAAATCGACGTTGCTCCGCACGCTGAACCGCATGAATGACCTGATTCCCGGCGTGAAGATCACCGGCGAAGTCCTCGTCGACGGCGAGAACATCTACGGCGGCGACACCGACGTGGTGCACCTGCGCAAAAACGTCGGCATGGTCTTCCAGCGTCCCAATCCGTTCCCGATGTCGATCTATGACAACATCGCGTACGGCCCGCGCATCCACGGCATCCGCCGCAAAAAGGAGCTCGACGAGATCGTGGAACGCTCCCTGCAACAAGCGGCGCTGTGGGAAGAAGCGAAAGACCGCCTGCACAAGTCGGCGCTCGGCCTCTCCGGCGGCCAGCAGCAGCGCCTGTGCATCGCCCGTCTGCTCGCCGTCGAGCCGAAAGTGCTCCTGATGGACGAACCGACCTCGGCGCTCGACCCGATCTCGACGCTGAAAGTGGAAGAGCTGACCCAGGAGCTGAAAGACAAGTATACGATCATCATCGTCACGCACAACATGCAGCAAGCAGCACGGATCTCCGACACGACCGCGTTCTTCCTGAACGGCGTGATGGTCGAGCACGGCGTAACGGATCAGCTGTTCACCAACCCGACCGACAAGCGCACCGAAGACTACATCACCGGCCGTTTTGGTTGA
- a CDS encoding ATP-binding protein, whose protein sequence is MIRGIRWRIVVTYMVLIVLALSIFGVYMLQFIEKLYMDNLQTQLKEETSLLATWVAPMLATYDTPGQKEDVHEMLRQTSMSASSRVTLLDLRGDVMLDTLGDADTRRNQLDYPEIAAAVEGNVGMHVRKVEYSTYNVMHMAVPVYGDHGPVAVLRMAVPMKGAHETLQALWGRIGVSLLIVAAVASLFGLRFAHGIAAPIEAITSSTRKIAEGAFDERIHQRGRDELRVMADSINAMAARLSDQIEDLTQQKGKLEGILKHLVSGVIVVDRSGRITLVNQAIERMIGSTADELLQKWHWEAGYTFGLSAMIDEAILVGTAQKKEITLHRPVERTVEVHITPVSSNNGRIAGAVVLMHDVSEWRQLERMRSEFVANVSHELRTPITAVKGFSETLLDGALNDPAITRQFLQIIHDESERLKRLVTDLLELSKIESGHTVFHFEPFDLAALVRRTAEKYSHQAESLGLSVETALPAEPLIIEGDSDRIAQILINLLGNAIAYTPSGGQVYVSVAEQGDDTVVLKVRDTGVGIPAEDLPRLFERFYRVDKARARRSGGTGLGLAIVKHILESHHGHVEVKSEVGAGSEFAITLPKTAPK, encoded by the coding sequence ATGATTCGGGGCATCCGCTGGCGGATTGTCGTGACCTACATGGTGCTGATCGTGCTCGCCCTGTCGATTTTCGGGGTGTATATGCTGCAGTTCATCGAGAAGCTGTACATGGACAATCTGCAGACGCAACTAAAAGAAGAGACGTCTCTGCTCGCGACGTGGGTGGCCCCGATGCTCGCGACGTACGACACGCCGGGCCAGAAGGAAGACGTGCATGAGATGCTGCGCCAGACGAGCATGTCGGCCTCCTCAAGGGTGACGCTGCTCGATCTGCGGGGAGATGTCATGCTCGACACCTTGGGCGATGCTGACACGCGGCGCAACCAGCTCGACTATCCGGAGATCGCGGCGGCGGTGGAAGGCAATGTCGGGATGCACGTGCGCAAAGTAGAGTATTCGACCTACAACGTGATGCACATGGCGGTGCCGGTCTACGGCGACCACGGCCCGGTCGCCGTGCTGCGGATGGCGGTGCCGATGAAAGGCGCGCACGAGACCTTGCAGGCGCTGTGGGGGCGGATCGGCGTGTCGCTGTTGATCGTGGCGGCGGTGGCGAGCCTGTTCGGGTTGCGCTTCGCCCACGGGATCGCCGCGCCGATCGAAGCGATCACCTCCTCGACGCGCAAGATCGCCGAAGGGGCGTTCGACGAGCGGATTCACCAGCGCGGGCGGGATGAGCTGCGGGTGATGGCCGACTCGATCAACGCGATGGCGGCCCGACTGTCCGATCAGATCGAAGACCTGACCCAGCAGAAAGGCAAGCTGGAAGGGATCTTGAAGCATCTCGTCTCCGGCGTCATCGTCGTCGACCGCTCCGGCCGGATCACGCTGGTCAACCAGGCGATCGAGCGGATGATCGGCTCGACGGCAGACGAACTTTTGCAAAAGTGGCACTGGGAGGCCGGCTATACGTTCGGCTTGTCGGCGATGATCGACGAAGCGATTCTGGTCGGGACGGCGCAGAAAAAGGAGATCACGCTGCACCGCCCCGTCGAGCGGACGGTGGAAGTGCACATCACGCCGGTCTCCTCGAACAACGGGCGGATCGCCGGTGCGGTGGTGCTGATGCACGACGTGTCGGAGTGGAGGCAGCTGGAGCGGATGCGCAGCGAGTTTGTCGCCAACGTCTCGCATGAGCTGCGCACGCCGATTACGGCGGTGAAAGGCTTTTCGGAAACGCTGCTCGACGGCGCGTTGAACGACCCGGCGATCACGCGGCAGTTTTTGCAGATCATCCATGACGAGTCGGAGCGGTTGAAGCGGCTGGTCACCGACCTGCTGGAGCTGTCCAAGATCGAATCGGGGCACACGGTGTTCCATTTCGAGCCGTTCGATCTCGCCGCGCTGGTCAGACGGACGGCGGAGAAATACAGCCATCAGGCGGAGAGCTTGGGGCTGAGCGTGGAGACGGCGCTGCCGGCCGAACCGCTCATCATCGAAGGCGACTCCGACCGCATCGCACAGATCTTGATCAACCTGCTCGGCAACGCCATCGCCTACACGCCGTCGGGCGGTCAGGTGTACGTTTCGGTGGCGGAGCAAGGCGACGATACGGTCGTGCTGAAAGTGCGCGACACGGGCGTCGGAATTCCGGCGGAAGACCTTCCGCGGCTGTTCGAGCGGTTTTATCGCGTGGACAAGGCACGTGCGCGCCGTTCGGGCGGCACAGGCTTAGGCCTGGCGATTGTGAAGCACATCCTCGAAAGTCACCACGGGCATGTCGAAGTGAAAAGCGAAGTGGGCGCAGGCAGCGAGTTTGCGATCACACTGCCGAAAACAGCACCGAAGTAG
- a CDS encoding DegV family protein produces the protein MSKIAIVTDSTAYLPTDTIHKYGITVVSLMVNFGQESHKEGVDITSDQFFARLAVEKNLPTTSQPSVGEMVQAYERLLETHDSIIGIFLSSKLSGTAHSAETASRMVEGDITVIDSKITAFGQARLVLTACEMIEAGQDKETIVAKLNEMVETIKAYFIVDSLEHLHRGGRVSGAAALIGSLLQVKPILHVEDGKLELLEKVRTRKKSLARIAELIKAKQIAGKKLTMAIVYTDNASDAAEVAAQFQEQFPEADISTAQIGPVIGTHVGPGLLGFIFDQQ, from the coding sequence ATGAGCAAAATTGCGATCGTAACAGACAGTACGGCCTATTTACCGACCGACACGATTCATAAATACGGCATCACGGTGGTGTCTTTGATGGTCAACTTTGGGCAGGAGAGCCACAAGGAAGGCGTGGACATCACTTCGGATCAATTCTTTGCGCGTTTGGCGGTGGAGAAGAACCTGCCGACCACATCGCAGCCGTCTGTCGGCGAGATGGTGCAGGCGTATGAGCGCCTGCTGGAGACGCATGACAGCATCATCGGCATCTTCCTGTCTTCGAAGCTGTCCGGCACCGCGCATTCGGCGGAGACCGCTTCGCGCATGGTCGAAGGCGACATCACCGTCATCGACTCCAAGATCACCGCATTCGGACAGGCCCGCCTCGTGCTGACCGCTTGCGAGATGATCGAAGCGGGCCAGGACAAGGAGACGATCGTCGCCAAATTGAACGAGATGGTCGAGACGATCAAGGCGTACTTCATCGTCGACTCCCTCGAACACCTCCATCGCGGCGGCCGCGTCTCCGGCGCGGCGGCGCTGATCGGCTCCCTGCTGCAGGTGAAACCGATCCTGCACGTCGAGGACGGCAAGCTCGAACTGCTCGAAAAAGTGCGCACGCGCAAAAAATCGCTCGCCCGCATCGCCGAGCTGATCAAGGCCAAGCAGATCGCCGGCAAAAAACTGACCATGGCGATCGTCTACACCGACAACGCGTCTGATGCAGCCGAAGTCGCAGCGCAGTTCCAAGAGCAATTCCCGGAGGCAGACATCTCCACCGCCCAGATCGGCCCGGTCATCGGCACGCACGTCGGCCCCGGTCTGCTCGGCTTTATCTTCGACCAGCAATGA
- a CDS encoding phosphate ABC transporter substrate-binding protein, which produces MFATVSKKAMTIGLIATMTAGLMVGCGSKAEPNQNQNTGGDSNAPKQEELSGKITASGSSALLPLVKHAASQFQDKHSGVTIDVAAGGSGTGLKQVAEGAVNIGNSDVEAGDEYKDAGLVDHQVAIAPFVLVTNKDVTVGDITSEQAAKILTGEVTNWKDVGGKDQKITIIGRAESSGSRKYIKSALIPKGKDFAKDAVVQDSTGALKTSVEQTSGSIGYMDAPYADAKIQVLKLDGVEYKPENIANGTWKLFSVEHMYTKGTPDKVSQAFLDYILSDEFQKNEVEALKFIPIGQLKK; this is translated from the coding sequence GTGTTTGCAACTGTGTCGAAAAAGGCGATGACGATCGGTTTGATCGCAACGATGACTGCTGGTCTGATGGTAGGTTGCGGAAGTAAAGCAGAACCGAACCAAAACCAAAATACTGGCGGTGATTCGAACGCTCCGAAGCAGGAAGAACTCTCCGGCAAAATCACGGCATCTGGCTCTTCGGCACTGCTGCCGCTCGTGAAGCACGCGGCATCCCAATTCCAAGACAAACATTCGGGCGTCACGATCGACGTTGCGGCAGGCGGGTCCGGTACCGGTCTGAAGCAAGTCGCAGAAGGCGCTGTAAATATCGGCAACTCCGACGTAGAAGCGGGCGATGAGTACAAAGATGCAGGCCTCGTCGACCACCAAGTCGCGATCGCACCGTTCGTGCTGGTCACCAACAAAGACGTGACCGTCGGTGACATCACTTCCGAACAGGCGGCGAAGATCCTGACCGGCGAAGTGACCAACTGGAAAGACGTCGGCGGCAAAGACCAGAAGATCACGATCATCGGCCGCGCGGAATCCTCCGGTTCCCGCAAGTACATCAAATCGGCGTTGATCCCGAAAGGCAAAGATTTCGCGAAAGACGCTGTGGTTCAAGACTCGACCGGCGCGCTGAAAACGTCGGTGGAACAAACGTCCGGCTCGATCGGCTACATGGACGCACCGTACGCGGATGCCAAGATCCAAGTTCTGAAGCTGGACGGCGTGGAATACAAGCCGGAAAACATCGCGAACGGCACCTGGAAGCTGTTCTCCGTCGAGCACATGTACACCAAAGGCACGCCGGACAAAGTCAGCCAGGCATTCCTCGACTACATCTTGTCTGACGAGTTCCAAAAGAACGAAGTCGAAGCTCTGAAATTCATCCCGATCGGCCAACTGAAAAAGTAA
- the phoU gene encoding phosphate signaling complex protein PhoU → MDTRKGFHQSLEELQRDLLKMGVMVEEAIFLAVKSLAQVDESIARQVIAGDDKVNEMMVEIESSCLRLLALQQPMASDLRVIGTAMKIVTDLERIGDHAVDIAKTTLRLQGEKLLKPLVDTPRMADMTKDMLRDALNSYVKKDLEIARALAQKDDAVDALFKQIFLELEEMMQADPANVRQAVMLLMVCRMLERIADHATNIGEWVIYMISGVRQELNH, encoded by the coding sequence ATGGATACCCGCAAAGGATTTCATCAATCGCTCGAAGAACTGCAACGCGATTTGCTGAAGATGGGCGTGATGGTCGAAGAGGCGATCTTCCTCGCCGTCAAATCGCTGGCTCAGGTCGATGAGAGCATCGCCCGCCAAGTGATCGCCGGCGATGACAAAGTCAATGAGATGATGGTGGAGATCGAGTCGTCTTGCCTGCGCCTGCTGGCGCTGCAGCAGCCGATGGCGTCCGACCTGCGCGTGATCGGCACGGCGATGAAGATCGTCACCGATCTGGAGCGCATCGGCGACCACGCGGTGGACATCGCGAAGACGACGCTCCGCCTGCAAGGCGAAAAGCTGCTCAAGCCGCTCGTCGACACCCCGCGCATGGCCGACATGACCAAAGACATGCTGCGCGACGCGCTGAACTCGTACGTCAAAAAAGACCTCGAGATCGCCCGCGCGCTGGCCCAAAAGGATGACGCGGTCGACGCGTTGTTCAAGCAGATCTTCCTCGAGCTCGAAGAGATGATGCAAGCCGACCCGGCCAACGTGCGCCAGGCGGTGATGCTCTTGATGGTCTGCCGGATGCTGGAGCGCATCGCAGACCATGCGACCAACATCGGCGAATGGGTGATCTACATGATCTCCGGCGTTCGTCAAGAGCTTAACCACTAA
- the pstC gene encoding phosphate ABC transporter permease subunit PstC codes for MATKETAGSFNALRRRSDRMMHWLFVGSAVFVSLIIFGIILFVGKQGLQTFADPQAGIAEFFFSTNWTPSEGEYGAAGFILGSFLVTGLALLLAVPVAVGGAVFMAKIAPNWMREIMRPAADLFVGIPSVVYGLIGLLIFVPWFAKTFPGQPGFGVGPAAVILAIMILPTILSVSEDALRTLPRALEEASYALGATRWQTIRKVLLPAAMPGILTGVILGMGRAIGEAMAVQMVIGNAPVLPKGLGEPTSVLTTQIVKEMASIFGTTVNNSLFLMSLILLLVSLSLILVIRIVARRRDA; via the coding sequence ATGGCAACAAAAGAAACGGCAGGCAGCTTCAACGCGCTGCGCCGCCGCTCCGACCGCATGATGCATTGGCTGTTCGTGGGCAGCGCCGTCTTCGTGTCACTGATCATCTTTGGGATCATCCTCTTTGTCGGCAAGCAGGGGCTGCAGACGTTTGCCGATCCGCAGGCGGGGATTGCGGAGTTTTTCTTCAGCACGAACTGGACGCCGTCCGAAGGCGAGTACGGCGCGGCCGGGTTCATTCTCGGCTCGTTCCTGGTCACCGGGCTTGCGCTGCTGCTGGCGGTGCCGGTCGCAGTCGGCGGGGCGGTGTTCATGGCGAAGATCGCGCCGAACTGGATGCGCGAGATCATGCGCCCGGCGGCCGACCTGTTTGTGGGGATTCCGTCTGTCGTCTACGGCTTGATCGGTCTCTTGATCTTCGTGCCGTGGTTCGCGAAGACGTTTCCGGGCCAACCCGGCTTTGGGGTGGGACCGGCGGCGGTCATTTTGGCGATCATGATTCTGCCGACGATCCTCTCCGTCTCGGAAGACGCGCTGCGCACCTTGCCGCGCGCGCTGGAAGAAGCTTCGTATGCGCTCGGCGCCACGCGCTGGCAGACGATCCGCAAAGTGCTGCTCCCGGCGGCGATGCCGGGCATCCTGACCGGGGTCATCCTCGGGATGGGGCGCGCGATCGGCGAAGCGATGGCGGTGCAGATGGTCATCGGCAACGCGCCGGTGCTGCCGAAAGGGCTCGGCGAGCCGACGTCCGTCCTGACCACGCAGATCGTTAAAGAGATGGCGTCGATCTTCGGCACGACGGTCAACAACTCGCTGTTCCTGATGTCCTTGATCCTCTTGCTCGTCTCCTTGTCCTTGATTCTCGTCATTCGCATCGTCGCACGCAGGAGGGACGCATAG